The genome window GTATCCACATCGATTGCGAGATGAACGGCTTTTCGCGCCTTCACGTCGTTCCACGGTTCGTTCTTCGTATTGAAATAGAGGGAGAAAGCCGTCCCATTTGTAATGGACTGATCCACCTTGAGCTTTTCATCGTTTTGCAGGGCGGAAATCAGCTGCGGCGGTACTGTTTCGGCGGCAAGTCCTTGACCGCTTTGCACGCTGCCGATGCGCGTCGCTTCTTCCGGAATGATCTTGAAAATGAGCTTGTCGAGATGGGAAGGACCCTTATTTTCAGCAGTTGGCGGCCCCCATTTGTAATCCGGGTTCTTTTCGAGCACGATCTCATCGTTTTCCGACCATTTTACAAACTTGAAGGGTCCCGTTCCGACTGGATGCTTTCCGTATTGATCCCCAAATTCCTGAATCGCTTTTGGCGAGGATATTCCCAGAAAGCCGGAGCTCAGGCCACTGAGGAGGGGTTCAAATGGCTTGGAGAGTATAATTTTGATGGTGTATTCATCGACGACTTCTGCTGATTGGAACGGACCTAGAAGTGCGATCGACTGGCCTCTGCCACCCGAATAAATATGGTCAAAGTTGGCTTTCACGGCCTCAGCATTGAACTTCGTGCCATCCTGGAACGTTACATCCTGCCGGAGCGTAAATGTATAGGTCTTTCCATCCTCTGACTTTTTCCAACCCGTTGCGAGCCAGGGCTGGAAGGTACCGTCTTTTTGCTGCGAGACGAGACTATCGAATATATTTCGGAATACCCGATGCGATACGGCAAAGCCACTGGCACCAGCATCAAGGGAATCAGGCGAAGTGGCGAGAGCGTAGGTCAGCTCGCTGGCGCTGCCGGCACTCACTGCCTGCGCGGAGCTTGTTCCTTGCCCCTGATCGGTTCCGCATCCCGCCAGCAGCAAGGCAGCTGCCAGTGTAATCGCTGTGCTTTGTAACCATTTCTTTGTCTGCTTCTTCTCCACGTCTTGTGCTCCTCTCTCTTTCCGACTGTCTAGTTCGTTTCGGTTAGCAGTGCCGCTTGCGACTGCTTGATCCGATCGATTTGACCGATATGGTGGTGGACATGTTTGATAAAGGCTCCGACAATATCCGGAATGCGAACGGTATCTCCTTTTTGATTGATCCCGTTCTTTTGCAAGTCCGCCTCCGTCAGTCTTTTGAAAAGCAGCGAATTATAATGAAGCAACGCCTTATAGGTGTCCAAAATCTCTTCAGCATGGCTGGTGTTTCCATGCTGCCCGTTTACCCAGTTGTCTTGCTGGAATCCAGGCAGTTGCACAGGAGAATCCGCAAGTATTTCCCGTATGCGAAAGGAAACGATCAAATGATGATCCAGCAAGTGAGTGAGAACTTCCGTCACGCTCCACGCCTCAGGTCTTGCCTTCCAGCGCAGTTCTACGTCAGATAGACCTTCTATAGCCGAATGCAGGTGGCTGTGAGTTTGGAGAAACGCTTGAATATCGATTTGGCTCATCCTCGTAACACCCTTTACTTTTATAAGTTTTTTTATATGTTTACTTGGTTTTGTCTGTTGGTGATATCCCGATTCATTCTTTTCAAGTGTCGGGACAAGCGTCTAAAAGGAGGAAGCTGCTTGTTGTACGAGTGAGTCTTGGTCCCAGACGGTGCTCGGAATTTCACGACGCAAGACAGGCATGACTTCAGAGGCAAACCGCTCGATCTGTTCGCGCTGCTCTGATTCAGTCAGACCGTCCACGCTGATACTCAGCACTTGATGCCCGAATGCTTTTTGGTACCGCAGGATCTTTTCGATGACCATCTCTGCATTGCCTACTAGGGACGGTCCATTCTTGATATTGTCTTCCAGATCCGTGAATGGCGATTGGTTGTGCTGCGAGGCCGCTGTTGCATGAAAAGCGTCGTAGTACGGTCGATATCGCTTGATCGCTTCTTCCCGGGTATCAGCCAGATACAGGGCCCCTCCTCCAGCTCCGACCACAGCCTTTTGCGGATCATGCCCATAAAAGGCCAATCGTTCCCGGTAATGATCAATCAGCGCCTTGTATTTCTCCAAATGGTGAAATCCATTCGAGGAAAAAATCGGCTCTCCGTACTTGGCTGCCAACTCCGTGGACAATGTACTGGACGCGCTGCCATGCCAAACGGGAATAGACGTTTGATACGGTCTGGGCTGCGTGGTCACTTGATGGAGCGGCGGTCGATATTTCCCTTCCCAGGTGACCTGCTCCTCGTTCCACAAGCGCCTGAGTAGTCCATATCTCTCAGCCATGGACTCCCATTGCTCTTCCTCTTTGATTCCAAACAACGGGTAGTGACGCGGATCGTTCCCTTTGCCGATAATCATTTCGAGGCGCCCACCCGACAAGTGATCCAATGTCGCATAATCCTCGGCCACTCGTACCGGATCGAGGACGCTCAGTACAGTCACGGTGGTGAGCAATCGGATCCGCGATGTTTTCGCAGCGATGGCAGTGAGGACTATGGGAGGCGCTGAAGAGATAAACGGTTCCCCGTGTCTCTCCCCCACTCCATACGCCTCAAACCCCAGCTCTTCCGCAAGTACAGCCTGCTTCAGCACATTTTGGAATTTTTGCTGCGTCGTCAGTGTTTCTCCCGTTACCGCATTGGGGATGTTCATCATGAGACTAAATAAAGCAAACTTCATCTGCCGACTTCCTTTCTGCTCTGCTTTCCATCGAATCTTATTATTCCGATGTTTTTAGTTGGTTTAATGCTACAAAGAGTATCACCTCGCATCTCGCGCGTCAATGCATTGCACAATCAGGGATTTCTATCGATTGATAGAAACCTTCGATCTTACAAAAGTGCCAATATCCGATGTCCGAATCAGGTCGAGAAACACTCCACGCAGCGCCATTCCTTCCCCTTTCAAGGTGATCGCATTGGTGCGAAGCGTGAGGCTGGCCAATGAGGGGATGCGGACAGGAAACAACAGCTGCTCGATGACTTCTTTATGCGCGCAAAGATCGGGCAAAAATCCGATGCCCATCCCCTTGGCTATGCATTTCTTGGCCGTCTCCTGATTGTCGATATACACATCGATGACAGGAGGACGCTGCAAGGTCTCAAACAAGCTGTGCAGCTTGATCCAATCCAAGGAACCGCACTCAAAAAAGATAAGCGGCTCTCCAGCCAGTTCATCCAGTGTAACGGGCGGTTGTTCGATAAACCGATGTCCCCTATGCACGTAAAGCTGGATCGGGTCTTCATAGAACAAGGCGGATTCTACCAAAGGATGGCCGATATTGCGGACGAAGCCAATATCCACCTCCTTCTGCAGTACTTTTTCGAGAATCGCTTCACTTGAGGCTGTCGTAAGCTTGATGTGCATATCTGGATACTGCTCTTTCAAACGGGGCAGTACCTCCGGCAAAATATACGAGGACACAGAAACCGTGCTGCCGATGGAAATCTTACGCATACTCGTGTGGTTTCTTCGCAGCTGCTGTTTGCCTTTGCGATAGGACTGCAGGATTTGCTGCGCATAAGGCAGGAATTCCTTCCCCTTCTCTGTCAGCGAAAAGGTTTTGCCTTCACGCAGAAACAGTTTGGTATCCAGATCGCGTTCCAATGACTGGATCCTCGCGCTGATCGAAGGCTGCGATAAAAACAAAGCTTCTGCGGCTTTGTGAAAGCTGTTGTGATGCACGACATAGACGAATGCCTCGAGATTTTCGATGTTCACGTTACTCCCCCTCTATCTAGCTCCTACTCGAAGATGGACACTCTCGTTCCGAGCGCATTCAAGCCTGAAAACGTACGTGAGTCGAAATGTTCAACACATAACACTTCTGACACGATTAATGGCTGGTCAGCAAGAAGCTCCTGGATTTGAGCATCGCTGTAAAACTCGTACGCGTAACGATGGAGAAAGCGTATCCGCCAGATTTTTTGCCCTTGCAATGAGACGAATAATTCGTGGAGGTGCGGGCAGAGCTCCTTCCTTTTTTCAAAAGCTTGCTGACAGGTCTGACAAAAATATTCCACGGTCCCAACCCCCTCAAAAAAGGCTGCAAACAAAAAAGACTCCGTTACGCTTGCATCGGGTACATGCGTACTGGAGCCTTCAGTTAACTGATCGGCTTGCTATGTGAGACATCCTGTATTAACCATCAGTTTAAACAGAGAAAACCTACCGGTCAAGTGGTTATATCTAATGCCGCGCATAATGAAGGGTGTCCAATTCCCCTAAACGACATGTGTAAGGGGGCTTTGCTGCTTCCTCACTCGATGATATTTTCCAATATGCCAAGCCCGGTGATTTCCAGCTGCACGATGTCTCCCGGCAACAGCCAGCGATGCACGTCAGGCCCTAATTCAAGCAGGCATCCCGTTCCCACAGTTCCGGAGCCAATCACATCCCCCGGATACAGCGTAACGCCATCTGAAGCCCGTTCGATCATCTGTCCAAAGGTGTAATAGATGTCTTTGAAATTGCCCCGGGAGAGCTCCGTTCCATTCACTCTGGCGACCATCTCCAGATTATGCCGCTCACCGATGCGATACGGGTCCAATTCGTCCTTAGTCACGAGATACGGTCCTATCGAGGTGGCAAAGTCTTTTCCCTTGGCAGGACCCAGACCGATTTTGGATTCCTTCATTTGGAGATCACGCGCCGACCAGTCATTTAAGATTGAATAGCCAAAAATGTATTCTTCTGCATCCACGGCTCGAATATTCTTGCCTTCCTTGCCGATGACGCACGCGATCTCGAGCTCGTAATCCAACCATTGGCAGCTGGGTGGTTTTGCAATTCTGGTACCAGTGCCTGAGATGACTTGATGATTGGTAAAATAAAACGCGGGGATTTCGTACCAGGACTGCA of Brevibacillus choshinensis contains these proteins:
- a CDS encoding ABC transporter substrate-binding protein codes for the protein MEKKQTKKWLQSTAITLAAALLLAGCGTDQGQGTSSAQAVSAGSASELTYALATSPDSLDAGASGFAVSHRVFRNIFDSLVSQQKDGTFQPWLATGWKKSEDGKTYTFTLRQDVTFQDGTKFNAEAVKANFDHIYSGGRGQSIALLGPFQSAEVVDEYTIKIILSKPFEPLLSGLSSGFLGISSPKAIQEFGDQYGKHPVGTGPFKFVKWSENDEIVLEKNPDYKWGPPTAENKGPSHLDKLIFKIIPEEATRIGSVQSGQGLAAETVPPQLISALQNDEKLKVDQSITNGTAFSLYFNTKNEPWNDVKARKAVHLAIDVDTIVNTLYLGTYQRAWSPLTPGMLGYDVTLENKLAPDVAKANQYLDELGWKKGADGIREKDGKKLIIRYLEPSPNREKRNDIAAIVQQQLKQIGVQVNLTITKDTNTPISKGEYDIFGNSQVKADPDILTNLLRSDRMFTKGGTNWAQLSDPNIDKLLEQGSSESDPEKRKAIYTKIQQYMIENAIALPIYVFPYTVAHSKSVEGLKFDLLGYPQFYDVQIRN
- a CDS encoding DinB family protein, with translation MSQIDIQAFLQTHSHLHSAIEGLSDVELRWKARPEAWSVTEVLTHLLDHHLIVSFRIREILADSPVQLPGFQQDNWVNGQHGNTSHAEEILDTYKALLHYNSLLFKRLTEADLQKNGINQKGDTVRIPDIVGAFIKHVHHHIGQIDRIKQSQAALLTETN
- a CDS encoding LLM class flavin-dependent oxidoreductase, which gives rise to MKFALFSLMMNIPNAVTGETLTTQQKFQNVLKQAVLAEELGFEAYGVGERHGEPFISSAPPIVLTAIAAKTSRIRLLTTVTVLSVLDPVRVAEDYATLDHLSGGRLEMIIGKGNDPRHYPLFGIKEEEQWESMAERYGLLRRLWNEEQVTWEGKYRPPLHQVTTQPRPYQTSIPVWHGSASSTLSTELAAKYGEPIFSSNGFHHLEKYKALIDHYRERLAFYGHDPQKAVVGAGGGALYLADTREEAIKRYRPYYDAFHATAASQHNQSPFTDLEDNIKNGPSLVGNAEMVIEKILRYQKAFGHQVLSISVDGLTESEQREQIERFASEVMPVLRREIPSTVWDQDSLVQQAASSF
- a CDS encoding LysR family transcriptional regulator, with the translated sequence MNIENLEAFVYVVHHNSFHKAAEALFLSQPSISARIQSLERDLDTKLFLREGKTFSLTEKGKEFLPYAQQILQSYRKGKQQLRRNHTSMRKISIGSTVSVSSYILPEVLPRLKEQYPDMHIKLTTASSEAILEKVLQKEVDIGFVRNIGHPLVESALFYEDPIQLYVHRGHRFIEQPPVTLDELAGEPLIFFECGSLDWIKLHSLFETLQRPPVIDVYIDNQETAKKCIAKGMGIGFLPDLCAHKEVIEQLLFPVRIPSLASLTLRTNAITLKGEGMALRGVFLDLIRTSDIGTFVRSKVSINR
- a CDS encoding fumarylacetoacetate hydrolase family protein; translation: MRFATFVNAGGDVRAGWMTQQGIVDMNEASQGELPANMLDFLARQETYLPLAQKLEREGHAQTYSLKEVKLLSPVPNPRSVRDFMAFELHILNAAKRLGQQMVQSWYEIPAFYFTNHQVISGTGTRIAKPPSCQWLDYELEIACVIGKEGKNIRAVDAEEYIFGYSILNDWSARDLQMKESKIGLGPAKGKDFATSIGPYLVTKDELDPYRIGERHNLEMVARVNGTELSRGNFKDIYYTFGQMIERASDGVTLYPGDVIGSGTVGTGCLLELGPDVHRWLLPGDIVQLEITGLGILENIIE